The genomic window TAAAGAATTTTTGGCGGTACTGAAAGTACACGGACTAATACACCACACAAAGGAATATTAATAAGTGCAAGTACCAAGTTTCCGACAAACATACTTGCAATCAACCCCCAAGCGACTGCTGGATGTTGTGTGAACAGCAATGGACCTGGCTGTAAGCCTAACATGAGTAGAGCACCCATCATGATTGCCGTTGTTCCTGAACCTGGAATACCAAGTGTTAACATCGGAATAAGCGCACCTACAGAGGCCGCATTGTTTGCTGCTTCTGGTGCTGCAAGACCAACAATTTCACCTTTCCCAAAGTCTTCAGGATTCTTTGAAAATTGCTTTTCATTATTATAAGCCATTAAAGCAGCCATCGTTCCACCAGCCCCTGGCAATGCGCCTACAATAAAGCCTAGCGGTGTACTTCTAAGAATAGGTAACCATGATTTTTTCCAATCCTCTTTTGTAATCCATATTCTTCCAAACTTAGTCTGCATTTTTTTCTTACCTGTAAGGATACTGCCATAACTTTTAAATACTTCACCTATAGCAAATATACCTATGATTACAATTAAGAAATCAATCCCGCCTTGAAGTTCCATATTACCAAATGTAAAACGGTTTGTTCCTGATTGCGCATCCAACCCTACCGTTGCGACCATAAGTCCAAGAAACATAGATATAAAACCATTAGTCATGTTTTTCTTAGACATAGAAGCTGTCATAGATAAAGCAGCTACCATAAGCAGGCAGTATTCAGCAGGACCAAATTTAATAGCAAATCTAGCAACAGGTACAGCTACAAAAACCATGAGTACCGCTGATATAGTTCCACCAATAAATGATGCAATACCTGACATTGCAAGTGCTGATTCCGCCCGGCCGTTCATAGCCATTGGATAACCATCAAAGGTTGCTGCCATGGCGGCTCCATCACCTGGTGTATTAATAAGAATTGATGCTCTCGAACCTCCAAACATAGCCCCATAATAAATGCCACACATCGTAATCAACGCTGCAGTAGGTCCCATTGTAAAGGTGATCGGCAGTAAAACCGCAACCCCTGTAGCAGGGCCCAGTCCCGGTAGCATACCAACAATTGTTCCAAGAACCCCTCCAAGGGTAACCCAGAAAATCATTTCTGGTGCTAGGGCTACTTGAAAACCCTGAAATAAGCTTTGTAATATTTCAGCCATTATTTAATAACCTCCTTATATATCTAGAATAGGAATTCTAGGTAATGGTATTGCTAAAATGTTTGAGAATAAAAAGTAAACTGATATACTAAAGATAATTGCTACCAAAATATTTGTTTTCCATTTATCTTTTCCATTAAGTGAAAATAAAATTGTTCCCAAGAATAAGAACGTTGAGATCACATAGCCTAAACCACTAAACACCAAGGCATAGCCAATGGCTGCAAAAACACTTATAACAATAAGTTTGAAAACCGGTGTTGCTTCAAATTTCTTTGCTGGCTGTTTCTCTTCCTTGCTTTGCTTTATAATGCCTATTACTAATTGTATCGCACCGCACCCTGTAAGAAGAATCCCTAACAATA from Cellulosilyticum sp. I15G10I2 includes these protein-coding regions:
- a CDS encoding tripartite tricarboxylate transporter permease — protein: MAEILQSLFQGFQVALAPEMIFWVTLGGVLGTIVGMLPGLGPATGVAVLLPITFTMGPTAALITMCGIYYGAMFGGSRASILINTPGDGAAMAATFDGYPMAMNGRAESALAMSGIASFIGGTISAVLMVFVAVPVARFAIKFGPAEYCLLMVAALSMTASMSKKNMTNGFISMFLGLMVATVGLDAQSGTNRFTFGNMELQGGIDFLIVIIGIFAIGEVFKSYGSILTGKKKMQTKFGRIWITKEDWKKSWLPILRSTPLGFIVGALPGAGGTMAALMAYNNEKQFSKNPEDFGKGEIVGLAAPEAANNAASVGALIPMLTLGIPGSGTTAIMMGALLMLGLQPGPLLFTQHPAVAWGLIASMFVGNLVLALINIPLCGVLVRVLSVPPKILYPCVLGLSFIGVYAIGNSTMDFYLMLGFGLLGMLLESVKIPTAPMILGAIVGGTMETSFRQALTISNGSFGIFFKSPIAISLIVITIVSIVYPMLKDRMLEKRRANVSA
- a CDS encoding tripartite tricarboxylate transporter TctB family protein; its protein translation is MNKKVKVGLGVTMFGLTYIIGALGLPRSPVGDPFAPIVYPLLLGILLTGCGAIQLVIGIIKQSKEEKQPAKKFEATPVFKLIVISVFAAIGYALVFSGLGYVISTFLFLGTILFSLNGKDKWKTNILVAIIFSISVYFLFSNILAIPLPRIPILDI